A stretch of Cherax quadricarinatus isolate ZL_2023a chromosome 24, ASM3850222v1, whole genome shotgun sequence DNA encodes these proteins:
- the LOC128690888 gene encoding ADAMTS-like protein 2 isoform X2: protein MKTFILLILTMAVCARCLEDADSSEISTSSPEALSKEEVKKDEEEEEEEEETEEGDNARRKGNVEDAKALEGLGEEQEEVVSVREVVGGGVHLPTPEALQGGRPGHSLRTGSSMGTHQPLQEGTLGTLQTLQGTTLGTHQPLQGGAVGIHQSLQGGAVGTHQSLQGLHLGRIPPTCALCSRERNLCRIISGIFTRSSLPYGYSLVTPVPAGVCNLTISEMKPSKNFFALRRSDGTYVLNGNWDIQAAGQYIAAGTTFLYTPSTDGHGEQLSAPGPLREPIDFMLISQSPNPGIKYEYRVPLPEYLTGPSSGGLNPPSGALGSPSGGLRPNMEGQLTPFQPLPQGNPSIASRKTNFGIRIPNAGGVNPGVHGLYPYSTGNTGLPGGNFGPVGGGGQSSFNSSGIPFTPINSQSSVVGTNPTGFKRKRPPFLGTQLDPTTNIGSRVPSGIPGIPSHNQPITPLGSATKTSGTVPIPWSPTYSLQEGGRGVSLGTPFLPGQQYPSGGFPAQRYPGQVRTDGDTDEVSHDASSLTPPRESGFLPEFPKNSLHLRPVAIPRPGTPEGSRVLPSIVPGHHRRPSPGPTTSPTLTVTHKTRHQHGSQLGPGRRKVSGKPPEFTPFDPGVQLTQPNVSPASTTHNRTITSGGPRRRGKGSRRRPHPHQQDGVGAHVADRGKENQKDRKGRHRKQGLRFQWAEKGLTPCSRTCGRGNQTVILSCEKKRSKKVVPDRRCGHLPRPETRLVMCNLNPCPATWMPGEWSPCSVTCGMGVQTRPLVCKQVVSPSLTMMVPKAACLSPPTVATSQVCEMGRCSSNTPEWDSGPWSNCSAPCGLGTRTRTVTCILRSVPVSEESCSSNTRPDKEQVCDMGSCATNTWFFSRWSEQCSETCGTGVQRRRVHCLAGEENFGEQTGGCPSVNTPHRTRPCREESGCGGQWFLGPWGECSEECGLGVQTRSVLCVVLSRQRWRVLQDSHCKVESRPQDSRQCNLQPCTPEWYTSEWSQCSASCEGGVMRREVTCLDATHTPTADCFNLTRPDIRQPCNLHPCNASAVPEDQELEPAAGTASSKSSAAEESGVKGPAGGEARVGEEQDAPPDEGHATQREDGKEEDGTKDEEQEEEEGEEENELVVEETTGSALNVIPDKDAQGDESVSGNEDEDKEIDDDVDEDEDEEKKRKKKKKKDRKKEGHDKGGTEASEDTTKYHPATEEPACIDRIKNCHLVFRARLCRLKYYNKLCCRTCSNT from the exons GTGTGTGCCAGGTGTTTAGAGGACGCGGACTCATCAGAAATCTCCACTTCGAGCCCCGAGGCCCTctccaaggaggaggtgaagaaagacgaggaggaggaggaggaagaagaagagacgGAAGAGGGAGATAATGCAAGGAGGAAAGGAAATGTGGAAGATGCAAAGGCGTTGGAAGGACTCGGAGAGGAACAGGAGGAAGTGGTATCCGTTAGAGAG gtagtgggaggaggagtgCACCTCCCTACGCCAGAGGCACTGCAAGGAGGACGTCCAGGACACTCCCTCCGCACGGGATCCTCCATGGGGACCCACCAGCCTCTGCAGGAAGGGACGCTGGGGACTCTGCAGACTTTGCAGGGGACTACCCTGGGGACTCACCAGCCACTGCAAGGTGGGGCAGTAGGAATCCACCAGTCACTGCAGGGTGGGGCAGTAGGAACCCACCAGTCACTGCAAGGGCTTCACCTGGGCAGGATCCCTCCCACCTGTGCTCTGTGCTCCAGAGAGAGGAACCTTTGTAGAATTATATCCG GGATCTTCACCAGGTCTTCACTACCCTACGGCTACTCCCTCGTCACTCCTGTGCCTGCTGGTGTTTGCAATCTCACCATCAGTGAGATGAAGCCTTCCAAGAACTTCTTCG CATTGAGACGGTCGGATGGGACTTACGTCCTCAACGGGAACTGGGACATCCAAGCTGCGGGTCAGTATATAGCGGCAGGCACCACCTTCTTGTACACCCCGTCCACTGACGGCCACGGGGAGCAACTCTCGGCCCCAGGACCTCTCAGGGAACCCATTGACTTCATG CTGATATCGCAGAGTCCCAACCCAGGCATCAAGTACGAGTACAGAGTACCACTACCAGAATATCTCACTGGTCCCTCCTCGGGCGGGTTAAATCCTCCCTCGGGAGCCTTGGGCAGCCCATCTGGAGGTCTGAGACCAAACATGGAAGGCCAGTTGACCCCCTTCCAGCCTCTACCTCAGGGAAATCCAAGCATCGCTTCGAGGAAAACGAATTTCGGAATCCGGATCCCTAATGCAGGTGGCGTGAATCCAGGCGTCCATGGGTTGTACCCTTACAGCACCGGAAACACCGGTCTCCCAGGAGGAAACTTCGGGCCAGTGGGTGGTGGCGGACAGAGCAGTTTTAACTCCAGCGGTATTCCCTTTACTCCCATCAATTCCCAGTCTAGTGTCGTGGGAACAAATCCAACGGGATTTAAAAGAAAACGACCACCCTTTTTGGGAACTCAACTTGATCCCACAACAAACATTGGTTCTAGGGTTCCCTCTGGTATCCCTGGCATTCCTTCCCACAACCAGCCCATCACACCATTAGGGAGTGCCACCAAGACCTCAGGGACTGTACCTATACCATGGAGTCCCACATATAGCTTACAAGAAGGGGGTCGAGGGGTCTCCCTTGGGACGCCCTTCCTGCCGGGGCAACAGTATCCAAGTGGCGGGTTCCCAGCACAAAGATACCCGGGGCAGGTAAGAACTGACGGAGACACTGACGAGGTCAGCCACGACGCCAGCTCTTTGACTCCGCCTAGAGAGAGCGGGTTTCTACCAGAATTCCCCAAGAACAGCTTGCATCTGAGGCCTGTCGCTATCCCCCGGCCTGGCACTCCAGAGGGGTCCAGAGTACTTCCTAGCATTGTCCCTGGGCACCACCGACGACCCTCGCCCGGTCCCACCACCTCGCCCACACTTACAGTGACACACAAGACACGACACCAACATGGCTCTCAACTTGGACCGG GTCGAAGGAAGGTGTCCGGAAAGCCTCCAGAGTTCACGCCTTTCGATCCAGGTGTACAGCTGACCCAACCCAACGTTTCGCCCGCCTCTACCACACACAACAGAACC ATCACATCAGGTGGGCCAAGACGACGCGGTAAGGGAAGTCGTCGACGACCTCACCCCCACCAGCAGGACGGCGTAGGCGCCCATGTGGCTGACAGAGGGAAGGAAAATCAAAAAGACAGAAAGGGACGCCATAGGAAGCAAGGATTAAGATTTCAgtgggctgagaaggggttgacGCCGTGCTCCAGGACCTGTGGTAGAG GTAACCAGACGGTAATATTGTCGTGTGAGAAGAAAAGGAGCAAGAAAGTCGTTCCTGATCGTCGGTGTGGACACCTGCCTCGCCCGGAGACAAGACTCGTCATGTGTAATCTCAACCCCTGTCCAGCAAC GTGGATGCCAGGGGAGTGGAGCCCATGCAGCGTCACCTGCGGAATGGGTGTACAAACTCGACCTCTGGTGTGTAAACAAGTGGTATCACCTTCGCTTACCATGATGGTACCCAAGGCAGCATGTCTCTCCCCTCCCACCGTCGCTACCTCTCAG GTGTGTGAGATGGGTCGATGTTCAAGCAACACCCCTGAGTGGGACTCAGGGCCATGGAGTAACTGCTCAGCCCCTTGTGGCCTCGGTACCCGCACCAGGACGGTTACCTGCATCTTGAGAAGCGTTCCTGTGAGTGAGGAGAGTTGCTCATCCAACACCAGGCCAGATAAGGAGCAGGTCTGCGACATGGGATCCTGCGCCACCAATACCTGGTTTTTCTCTAGATGGTCTGAACAG TGCTCGGAGACATGCGGGACGGGTGTACAGAGGAGACGTGTGCATTGTTTGGCAGGAGAAGAGAACTTCGGGGAGCAAACAGGAGGGTGTCCCTCTGTCAACACTCCCCACAGAACCAGGCCTTGCAgagaggagagtgggtgtggTGGCCAGTGGTTCCTAG GTCCTTGGGGAGAGTGCAGTGAGGAGTGTGGCTTGGGGGTGCAGACTCGCtcggtgctgtgtgtggtgttgagtcGTCAACGCTGGCGGGTTCTGCAAGACTCACACTGTAAGGTGGAGTCCAGACCTCAGGACTCCCGCCAGTGTAACCTCCAGCCCTGTACACCTGAGTGGTACACCTCTGAGTGGTCCCAG TGCTCGGCTTCGTGCGAGGGAGGCGTCATGAGACGGGAGGTGACGTGCCTCGACGCCACACACACGCCAACGGCTGACTGCTTCAATCTCACTCGCCCCGACATCCGCCAGCCATGCAACCTCCATCCCTGCAACGCCTCCGCCGTCCCTGAAGACCAAGAGCTAGAGCCTGCTGCAG GGACAGCCTCGTCCAAGAGCAGCGCTGCTGAAGAGTCAGGAGTGAAGGGACCAGCTGGAGGCGAGGCGAGGGTAGGTGAAGAACAGGACGCCCCTCCTGACGAAGGTCATGCAACACAGAGAGAGGATGGCAAGGAGGAAGATGGGACGAAGgatgaggagcaggaggaagaagagggagaggaggagaatgaactAGTAGTTGAGGAGACTACAGGCAGCGCCCTCAATGTTATCCCTGACAAGGACGCACAAGGGGACGAGTCTGTTTCAGGTAACGAGGACGAGGATAAGGAAATAGACGACGACGttgacgaggacgaggacgaggagaagaagaggaagaaaaagaagaaaaaagataGAAAGAAGGAAGGGCATGATAAGGGTGGGACAGAAGCTTCGGAGGATACCACAAAGTATCATCCAGCCACTGAGGAGCCAG CTTGTATTGACCGAATAAAGAACTGCCATCTGGTTTTCCGAGCAAGGTTGTGTCGTCTCAAATACTACAATAAACTCTGCTGTCGCACCTGCAGTAATACTTGA
- the LOC128690888 gene encoding ADAMTS-like protein 2 isoform X1, whose protein sequence is MKTFILLILTMAVCARCLEDADSSEISTSSPEALSKEEVKKDEEEEEEEEETEEGDNARRKGNVEDAKALEGLGEEQEEVVSVREVVGGGVHLPTPEALQGGRPGHSLRTGSSMGTHQPLQEGTLGTLQTLQGTTLGTHQPLQGGAVGIHQSLQGGAVGTHQSLQGLHLGRIPPTCALCSRERNLCRIISGIFTRSSLPYGYSLVTPVPAGVCNLTISEMKPSKNFFALRRSDGTYVLNGNWDIQAAGQYIAAGTTFLYTPSTDGHGEQLSAPGPLREPIDFMLISQSPNPGIKYEYRVPLPEYLTGPSSGGLNPPSGALGSPSGGLRPNMEGQLTPFQPLPQGNPSIASRKTNFGIRIPNAGGVNPGVHGLYPYSTGNTGLPGGNFGPVGGGGQSSFNSSGIPFTPINSQSSVVGTNPTGFKRKRPPFLGTQLDPTTNIGSRVPSGIPGIPSHNQPITPLGSATKTSGTVPIPWSPTYSLQEGGRGVSLGTPFLPGQQYPSGGFPAQRYPGQVRTDGDTDEVSHDASSLTPPRESGFLPEFPKNSLHLRPVAIPRPGTPEGSRVLPSIVPGHHRRPSPGPTTSPTLTVTHKTRHQHGSQLGPGRRKVSGKPPEFTPFDPGVQLTQPNVSPASTTHNRTITSGGPRRRGKGSRRRPHPHQQDGVGAHVADRGKENQKDRKGRHRKQGLRFQWAEKGLTPCSRTCGRGNQTVILSCEKKRSKKVVPDRRCGHLPRPETRLVMCNLNPCPATWMPGEWSPCSVTCGMGVQTRPLVCKQVVSPSLTMMVPKAACLSPPTVATSQVCEMGRCSSNTPEWDSGPWSNCSAPCGLGTRTRTVTCILRSVPVSEESCSSNTRPDKEQVCDMGSCATNTWFFSRWSEQCSETCGTGVQRRRVHCLAGEENFGEQTGGCPSVNTPHRTRPCREESGCGGQWFLGPWGECSEECGLGVQTRSVLCVVLSRQRWRVLQDSHCKVESRPQDSRQCNLQPCTPEWYTSEWSQCSASCEGGVMRREVTCLDATHTPTADCFNLTRPDIRQPCNLHPCNASAVPEDQELEPAAGAVDTRKPAYSRTASSKSSAAEESGVKGPAGGEARVGEEQDAPPDEGHATQREDGKEEDGTKDEEQEEEEGEEENELVVEETTGSALNVIPDKDAQGDESVSGNEDEDKEIDDDVDEDEDEEKKRKKKKKKDRKKEGHDKGGTEASEDTTKYHPATEEPACIDRIKNCHLVFRARLCRLKYYNKLCCRTCSNT, encoded by the exons GTGTGTGCCAGGTGTTTAGAGGACGCGGACTCATCAGAAATCTCCACTTCGAGCCCCGAGGCCCTctccaaggaggaggtgaagaaagacgaggaggaggaggaggaagaagaagagacgGAAGAGGGAGATAATGCAAGGAGGAAAGGAAATGTGGAAGATGCAAAGGCGTTGGAAGGACTCGGAGAGGAACAGGAGGAAGTGGTATCCGTTAGAGAG gtagtgggaggaggagtgCACCTCCCTACGCCAGAGGCACTGCAAGGAGGACGTCCAGGACACTCCCTCCGCACGGGATCCTCCATGGGGACCCACCAGCCTCTGCAGGAAGGGACGCTGGGGACTCTGCAGACTTTGCAGGGGACTACCCTGGGGACTCACCAGCCACTGCAAGGTGGGGCAGTAGGAATCCACCAGTCACTGCAGGGTGGGGCAGTAGGAACCCACCAGTCACTGCAAGGGCTTCACCTGGGCAGGATCCCTCCCACCTGTGCTCTGTGCTCCAGAGAGAGGAACCTTTGTAGAATTATATCCG GGATCTTCACCAGGTCTTCACTACCCTACGGCTACTCCCTCGTCACTCCTGTGCCTGCTGGTGTTTGCAATCTCACCATCAGTGAGATGAAGCCTTCCAAGAACTTCTTCG CATTGAGACGGTCGGATGGGACTTACGTCCTCAACGGGAACTGGGACATCCAAGCTGCGGGTCAGTATATAGCGGCAGGCACCACCTTCTTGTACACCCCGTCCACTGACGGCCACGGGGAGCAACTCTCGGCCCCAGGACCTCTCAGGGAACCCATTGACTTCATG CTGATATCGCAGAGTCCCAACCCAGGCATCAAGTACGAGTACAGAGTACCACTACCAGAATATCTCACTGGTCCCTCCTCGGGCGGGTTAAATCCTCCCTCGGGAGCCTTGGGCAGCCCATCTGGAGGTCTGAGACCAAACATGGAAGGCCAGTTGACCCCCTTCCAGCCTCTACCTCAGGGAAATCCAAGCATCGCTTCGAGGAAAACGAATTTCGGAATCCGGATCCCTAATGCAGGTGGCGTGAATCCAGGCGTCCATGGGTTGTACCCTTACAGCACCGGAAACACCGGTCTCCCAGGAGGAAACTTCGGGCCAGTGGGTGGTGGCGGACAGAGCAGTTTTAACTCCAGCGGTATTCCCTTTACTCCCATCAATTCCCAGTCTAGTGTCGTGGGAACAAATCCAACGGGATTTAAAAGAAAACGACCACCCTTTTTGGGAACTCAACTTGATCCCACAACAAACATTGGTTCTAGGGTTCCCTCTGGTATCCCTGGCATTCCTTCCCACAACCAGCCCATCACACCATTAGGGAGTGCCACCAAGACCTCAGGGACTGTACCTATACCATGGAGTCCCACATATAGCTTACAAGAAGGGGGTCGAGGGGTCTCCCTTGGGACGCCCTTCCTGCCGGGGCAACAGTATCCAAGTGGCGGGTTCCCAGCACAAAGATACCCGGGGCAGGTAAGAACTGACGGAGACACTGACGAGGTCAGCCACGACGCCAGCTCTTTGACTCCGCCTAGAGAGAGCGGGTTTCTACCAGAATTCCCCAAGAACAGCTTGCATCTGAGGCCTGTCGCTATCCCCCGGCCTGGCACTCCAGAGGGGTCCAGAGTACTTCCTAGCATTGTCCCTGGGCACCACCGACGACCCTCGCCCGGTCCCACCACCTCGCCCACACTTACAGTGACACACAAGACACGACACCAACATGGCTCTCAACTTGGACCGG GTCGAAGGAAGGTGTCCGGAAAGCCTCCAGAGTTCACGCCTTTCGATCCAGGTGTACAGCTGACCCAACCCAACGTTTCGCCCGCCTCTACCACACACAACAGAACC ATCACATCAGGTGGGCCAAGACGACGCGGTAAGGGAAGTCGTCGACGACCTCACCCCCACCAGCAGGACGGCGTAGGCGCCCATGTGGCTGACAGAGGGAAGGAAAATCAAAAAGACAGAAAGGGACGCCATAGGAAGCAAGGATTAAGATTTCAgtgggctgagaaggggttgacGCCGTGCTCCAGGACCTGTGGTAGAG GTAACCAGACGGTAATATTGTCGTGTGAGAAGAAAAGGAGCAAGAAAGTCGTTCCTGATCGTCGGTGTGGACACCTGCCTCGCCCGGAGACAAGACTCGTCATGTGTAATCTCAACCCCTGTCCAGCAAC GTGGATGCCAGGGGAGTGGAGCCCATGCAGCGTCACCTGCGGAATGGGTGTACAAACTCGACCTCTGGTGTGTAAACAAGTGGTATCACCTTCGCTTACCATGATGGTACCCAAGGCAGCATGTCTCTCCCCTCCCACCGTCGCTACCTCTCAG GTGTGTGAGATGGGTCGATGTTCAAGCAACACCCCTGAGTGGGACTCAGGGCCATGGAGTAACTGCTCAGCCCCTTGTGGCCTCGGTACCCGCACCAGGACGGTTACCTGCATCTTGAGAAGCGTTCCTGTGAGTGAGGAGAGTTGCTCATCCAACACCAGGCCAGATAAGGAGCAGGTCTGCGACATGGGATCCTGCGCCACCAATACCTGGTTTTTCTCTAGATGGTCTGAACAG TGCTCGGAGACATGCGGGACGGGTGTACAGAGGAGACGTGTGCATTGTTTGGCAGGAGAAGAGAACTTCGGGGAGCAAACAGGAGGGTGTCCCTCTGTCAACACTCCCCACAGAACCAGGCCTTGCAgagaggagagtgggtgtggTGGCCAGTGGTTCCTAG GTCCTTGGGGAGAGTGCAGTGAGGAGTGTGGCTTGGGGGTGCAGACTCGCtcggtgctgtgtgtggtgttgagtcGTCAACGCTGGCGGGTTCTGCAAGACTCACACTGTAAGGTGGAGTCCAGACCTCAGGACTCCCGCCAGTGTAACCTCCAGCCCTGTACACCTGAGTGGTACACCTCTGAGTGGTCCCAG TGCTCGGCTTCGTGCGAGGGAGGCGTCATGAGACGGGAGGTGACGTGCCTCGACGCCACACACACGCCAACGGCTGACTGCTTCAATCTCACTCGCCCCGACATCCGCCAGCCATGCAACCTCCATCCCTGCAACGCCTCCGCCGTCCCTGAAGACCAAGAGCTAGAGCCTGCTGCAGGTGCTGTTGACACCAGAAAGCCTGCGTACAGTA GGACAGCCTCGTCCAAGAGCAGCGCTGCTGAAGAGTCAGGAGTGAAGGGACCAGCTGGAGGCGAGGCGAGGGTAGGTGAAGAACAGGACGCCCCTCCTGACGAAGGTCATGCAACACAGAGAGAGGATGGCAAGGAGGAAGATGGGACGAAGgatgaggagcaggaggaagaagagggagaggaggagaatgaactAGTAGTTGAGGAGACTACAGGCAGCGCCCTCAATGTTATCCCTGACAAGGACGCACAAGGGGACGAGTCTGTTTCAGGTAACGAGGACGAGGATAAGGAAATAGACGACGACGttgacgaggacgaggacgaggagaagaagaggaagaaaaagaagaaaaaagataGAAAGAAGGAAGGGCATGATAAGGGTGGGACAGAAGCTTCGGAGGATACCACAAAGTATCATCCAGCCACTGAGGAGCCAG CTTGTATTGACCGAATAAAGAACTGCCATCTGGTTTTCCGAGCAAGGTTGTGTCGTCTCAAATACTACAATAAACTCTGCTGTCGCACCTGCAGTAATACTTGA